The Anaerotignum faecicola DNA window TCCTTCGATATGATGTGCCAGACCGCTCTCAAAAATGTATGTCATGATAAAACACCTCCAAATTCCAGAGGGCAGAGCCTCATTTTATCTTCGTCACGTTCAAGATATACCTCTGCTGTTTCCTGACGTGCATGTCCGAGAGCATTGGAAATATCATCAAGTTTGTTGTCTGCCCGAAGCA harbors:
- a CDS encoding tyrosine-type recombinase/integrase yields the protein TACRGALKRILAEYGFELSAGQGFHMTRKTFATRMLRADNKLDDISNALGHARQETAEVYLERDEDKMRLCPLEFGGVLS